From the Pontibacillus halophilus JSM 076056 = DSM 19796 genome, one window contains:
- a CDS encoding transposase family protein, protein MYVYSNIPVPGLQSVIIKKSEEIGGDFHLYVEVPKKSHKCKSCGDWTQRIHDYRTQKIQHLKLFERTTYLF, encoded by the coding sequence GTATTCTAACATCCCAGTACCAGGACTACAAAGTGTAATTATCAAGAAAAGTGAAGAAATCGGTGGAGATTTTCATCTTTATGTGGAGGTTCCAAAGAAGAGTCATAAATGTAAGTCGTGCGGTGACTGGACACAACGCATTCATGACTATCGAACCCAAAAAATCCAACACCTTAAACTCTTCGAACGGACAACGTATTTGTTCTA